One region of Oryza glaberrima chromosome 7, OglaRS2, whole genome shotgun sequence genomic DNA includes:
- the LOC127778278 gene encoding uncharacterized protein LOC127778278: protein MVLLPQILPSPRLAAAAASPNSAFRPAPRLHSSAPARRGRGARLATAASASGSGSGSSPSSPEPYQPAESDDGLVELPLFPLPLVLFPDATHALHIFEFRYRIMMHTVLQTDLRFGVVFAGSGAGGAADVGCVGEVVKHERLADDRFFLICKGQERFRVARVVRTKPYLVAAVQWLEDRPPAETPAPGDDAEALATDVEALMRDVIRIANRLNGKPEKDVGDLRRGLFPTPFSFYVGNTFEGAPREQQALLELEDTAARLRRERDTLRNTLNYLTAASAVKDAFPSSPSSG from the coding sequence ATGGTGCTCCTCCCCCAaatcctcccctccccgcgcctcgccgccgcggccgcctcccccAACAGCGCATTCCGCCCGGCGCCCCGCCTCCACTCCTCCGCCCCGGCCCGACGCGGGCGAGGGgcccgcctcgccaccgcggcgagcgcgtcggggtcggggtcggggtcgtcgccgtcgtcgccggagccgtACCAGCCGGCGGAGTCGGACGACGGGCTGGTGGAGCTGCCGCTGTTCCCGCTGCCGCTCGTGCTGTTCCCGGACGCGACCCACGCGCTGCACATCTTCGAGTTCCGCTACCGCATCATGATGCACACCGTGCTCCAGACCGACCTCCGCTTCGGGGTGGTGTTCGCCGGGTCCGGCGCCGggggcgccgccgacgtcgggTGCGTCGGGGAGGTCGTCAAGCACGAGCGCCTCGCCGACGACCGCTTCTTCCTCATCTGCAAGGGGCAGGAGCGGTTCCGCGTCGCGCGGGTCGTGCGCACCAAGCCctacctcgtcgccgccgtgcagtGGCTCGAGGACCGCCCGCCCGCCGAGACCCCCGCGCCGGGGGACGACGCCGAGGCGCTCGCCACCGACGTCGAGGCCCTCATGCGGGACGTCATACGCATCGCCAACCGCCTCAACGGCAAGCCCGAGAAGGACGTCGGGGACCTGCGGCGGGGCCTCTTCCCCACCCCTTTCTCCTTCTACGTCGGCAACACCTTCGAGGGCGCGCCGCGGGAGCAGCAGGCGCTCCTCGAGCTTGAGGACACCGCCGCCAGGCTGCGCCGCGAGCGGGACACGCTCCGCAACACGCTCAACtacctcaccgccgcctccgccgtcaagGACGCCTtcccctcgtcgccgtcgtcgggatGA
- the LOC127780141 gene encoding probable 5'-adenylylsulfate reductase 1, chloroplastic, which translates to MASATASISSHSVALRDLKAARIGAVKQQVAAAPAAARAQRARAVRPLRAAEPARQPVSASAAAAPAAAPVAEDAAAAAVDAPAPAVDYEALAQELQGASPLEIMDRALAMFGSDIAIAFSGAEDVALIEYAKLTGRPFRVFSLDTGRLNPETYQLFDKVEKHYGIRIEYMFPDAGEVQALVRAKGLFSFYEDGHQECCRARKVRPLRRALRGLRAWITGQRKDQSPGTRAAIPVVQVDPSFEGLAGGAGSLVKWNPVANVDGKDVWTFLRAMDVPVNALHAQGYVSIGCEPCTRPVLPGQHEREGRWWWEDAKAKECGLHKGNIDDQGGAAAAAAAAHKAGGANGNGSAGAPDIFESSGVVSLTRAGVENLLRLESRAEPWLVVLYAPWCPFCQAMEASYLELAERLGGAGGGVKVGKFRADGEQKAFAQQELQLQSFPTILLFPSRTARPIKYPSEKRDVDSLLAFVNSLR; encoded by the exons ATGGCTTCCGCTACCGCTTCCATCTCGTCCCACTCCGTCGCCCTCCGCGACCTCAAAG CTGCGAGGATTGGAGCCGTGAAGCAGCAGGTGGCcgcggccccggcggcggcgagggcccaGCGCGCGAGGGCGGTGCGCCCGCTGCGCGCGGCGGAGCCGGCGAGGCAGcccgtctccgcctccgcggcggcggcgccggccgccgcgcccgtggcggaggacgccgccgccgccgccgtcgacgcccctGCTCCGGCCGTGGACTACGAGGCCCTGGCCCAGGAGCTGCAGGGCGCGTCGCCGCTGGAGATCATGGATCGGGCGCTCGCCATGTTCGGATCCGACATCGCCATCGCCTTCAG cggGGCGGAGGACGTGGCGCTGATCGAGTACGCGAAGCTGACGGGGCGTCCGTTCCGCGTGTTCAGCCTGGACACGGGGCGGCTGAACCCGGAGACGTACCAGCTGTTCGACAAGGTGGAGAAGCACTACGGGATCCGGATCGAGTACATGTTCccggacgccggcgaggtgcaGGCGCTGGTGCGCGCCAAGGGCCTCTTCTCCTTCTACGAGGACGGCCACCAGGAGTGCTGCCGCGCCCGCAAGGTGCGcccgctccgccgcgcgctccgcGGCCTCAGGGCCTGGATCACCGGCCAGCGCAAGGACCAGTCCCCGGGCACCCGCGCCGCCATCCCCGTCGTCCAGGTCGACCCCTCCTTCgagggcctcgccggcggcgccggcagcctCGTCAAGTGGAACCCCGTCGCCAACGTCGACGGCAAGGACGTGTGGACCTTCCTCCGCGCCATGGATGTCCCCGTCAACGCCCTGCACGCCCAGGGGTACGTCTCGATCGGGTGCGAGCCGTGCACCAGGCCCGTGCTTCCCGGCCAGCACGAGCGGgaagggcggtggtggtgggaggaCGCCAAGGCCAAGGAGTGCGGCCTCCACAAGGGGAACATCGACGACcagggtggggcggcggcggcggcggcggcggcgcacaagGCCGGCGGCGCCAACGGCAACGGGTCGGCCGGCGCGCCGGACATCTTCGAGAGCAGCGGCGTGGTGAGCCTCACCCGCGCCGGCGTCGAGAACCTGCTCCGCCTGGAGAGCCGCGCGGAGCCGTGGCTGGTGGTGCTGTACGCGCCGTGGTGCCCCTTCTGCCAGGCCATGGAGGCGTCCTACCTGGAGCTCGCCGAGAGGctgggcggcgcgggcggcggcgtgaagGTGGGCAAGTTCCGCGCCGACGGCGAGCAGAAGGCGTTCGCGCAGCaggagctgcagctgcagagCTTCCCGACCATCCTCCTCTTCCCGAGCCGCACCGCGAGGCCGATCAAGTACCCGTCGGAGAAGCGGGACGTCGACTCGCTCCTCGCCTTCGTCAATAGCCTCCGATGA
- the LOC127778276 gene encoding ribosomal RNA small subunit methyltransferase, mitochondrial-like yields the protein MKRAVSSIRSRDVAHLAAAATAPSPAAAEAWDGRFRLHKPRGQHLLTNPRVLDAIVRRAALRPGDAVLEVGPGTGNLTVRLLESPAARVSAVEIDPRMVDAVTARVDALGLAHKLTVIRADAVEAEFPEFDVCVANIPYGISSPLIAKLLFGPYRFRAATLLLQKEFARRLVAAPGDSEYNRLAANVRMVADARLLMDVSKRDFVPMPKVDSSLVEIRPRAAEPNVDLAEWLAFTRSCFGQKNKTLGAIFKQKRKVLELFRRSRCGEERRDGNANAGGGSRLIALGGSDDDGDMSDGDSNEGHDGAPSFSEEEVAVFKAKIAGALESSELAGKRPSKLSNDELLRLLKLLNEQGVRFQ from the exons ATGAAGCGGGCCGTCTCCAGCATCCGCAGCCGCGACGtggcccacctcgccgccgccgccaccgccccctcgccagcggcggcggaggcgtgggaCGGGCGGTTCCGGCTGCACAAGCCGCGGGGGCAGCACCTGCTCACCAACCCGCGCGTCCTCGACGCCatcgtccgccgcgccgcgctgcgccCGGGCGACGCCGTCCTCGAGGTCGGCCCGGGCACCGGCAACCTCACCGTCCGCCTCCTCGAgtcccccgccgcccgcgtgtCCGCCGTCGAGATCGACCCGCGCATGGTCGACGCCGTCACCGCCCGCGTCGACGCCCTCGGCCTCGCGCACAAGCTCACG GTGATCAGGGCGGATGCCGTGGAGGCCGAGTTCCCGGAGTTCGACGTGTGCGTGGCCAACATCCCCTACGGGATCTCCTCGCCGCTCATCGCGAAGCTGCTGTTCGGCCCCTACCGGTTCCGCGCGGcgacgctgctgctgcagaaggAGTTCGCGCGGCGGCTCGTGGCCGCGCCGGGGGACTCGGAGTACAACCGCCTGGCGGCGAACGTGCGGATGGTCGCCGACGCGAGGCTGCTCATGGACGTGAGCAAGAGGGACTTCGTGCCCATGCCCAAGGTGGACTCCTCCCTCGTCGAGATCCGGCCGAGGGCGGCCGAGCCCAACGTCGACCTCGCCGAGTGGCTGGCCTTCACGCGGTCGTGCTTCGGCCAGAAGAACAAGACCCTCGGCGCGATCTTCAAGCAGAAGAGGAAGGTCTTGGAGCTCTTCAGGAGATCCCGGTGCGGGGAGGAACGCCGCGACGGCAATGCCAATGCCGGTGGCGGCAGCAGACTCATCGCACTTGGCGgtagcgacgacgacggtgacatGAGCGACGGCGACAGCAATGAAGGCCACGACGGAGCACCCAGCTTCAGTGAGGAAGAGGTCGCCGTGTTCAAGGCGAAGATCGCCGGTGCGTTGGAGTCCAGTGAGCTCGCCGGCAAGAGGCCCTCCAAGCTGTCGAACGACGAGCTCCTGCGTTTGCTCAAGTTGCTCAATGAACAAGGGGTACGGTTTCAGTAG